Proteins found in one Methanospirillum hungatei JF-1 genomic segment:
- a CDS encoding type II secretion system F family protein, protein MMFISPRQVDAWLEGTNIRKYIRAAHLPYSQYSYFLLLLKCSIASVSIFAILTIYILSLPDDVQLIPGMANIYTILIAFVLLVPGVIIGIFTYPQTVATGRKSSIDLDLPYAITYMQALSTTMTLYNVIRKIYEADDLFGEVGKEFGLIVRDVEVFGDDLYTAIRNLQKVTPSKNLEEFLNDLLLLSNSGGDVTNFLSSRSAYFRESAARELESILKTIEVMAEVYVTAFVAGPITMIIIIVAQNLGGKSDLAGYMPLIIIGLALGSIGMIYILYLMLPSIKMDITRKPREESEFSDVMIGKEEYSKVDKSFLKRVEAKRKRFKLENLLKNPARAYISDYNYGIALGCVCGGIVSALYYLGYLNEWIPGMSLEAFISLLIIFSLAPPSLAYEGRSWFVNSVESHTPEFLRQLVDMKDVGVTLQTAISLISNSKLGVLSQELVMTSEDIRRGATTINALVRMEDRIGLVSVKRAISLLVKASEVTDYIKDVLIIAINDFEHYLKLKKDRFNIAITYVMIVYLAVGIYMYTAYSLNVSFVSSFTNFNISFDTSGNLTDMFRIGLVLGFFSGLMAGQLSANSVLAGLKHAILLVLGCFVLFVFIIPYQLDIAAEAARVAADAAANGGV, encoded by the coding sequence ATGATGTTCATATCTCCCCGGCAGGTGGATGCATGGCTTGAAGGAACCAATATTCGAAAATATATCCGGGCAGCTCATCTTCCATATTCACAATATTCCTATTTTTTACTGTTACTCAAATGCAGCATAGCATCAGTCAGTATTTTTGCAATTCTGACCATTTATATACTATCTCTACCTGATGATGTCCAGCTCATTCCAGGAATGGCCAATATCTATACAATCCTTATCGCATTTGTCCTCCTCGTACCTGGTGTTATCATTGGCATTTTCACCTATCCACAGACAGTTGCCACAGGGAGAAAATCCTCTATCGATCTTGATCTTCCCTATGCAATCACATATATGCAGGCCCTTTCCACGACTATGACATTATATAATGTCATCCGGAAGATTTACGAGGCTGATGATCTTTTTGGAGAGGTGGGAAAGGAATTCGGGCTCATTGTCAGAGACGTAGAGGTCTTTGGTGATGATCTGTATACCGCTATCAGAAACCTGCAAAAAGTAACCCCATCGAAGAATCTTGAAGAATTTTTAAATGATCTCCTTCTTCTCTCAAACAGTGGAGGAGACGTGACAAATTTTCTCTCATCCCGGTCTGCATATTTCAGGGAGTCTGCAGCTCGTGAACTGGAATCAATATTAAAAACGATTGAGGTGATGGCGGAGGTCTATGTAACGGCTTTCGTGGCCGGACCTATCACGATGATCATTATCATTGTGGCACAGAACCTGGGAGGAAAATCCGATCTTGCCGGATATATGCCGCTGATTATCATCGGTCTTGCTCTTGGATCAATAGGGATGATTTACATCCTATACTTGATGCTCCCCTCCATTAAAATGGATATTACGAGGAAACCTAGAGAGGAATCTGAATTTTCCGATGTAATGATAGGGAAAGAGGAATATTCAAAGGTTGACAAGAGTTTTTTAAAGAGGGTTGAAGCAAAGAGAAAGCGATTCAAACTGGAGAATTTACTGAAAAATCCGGCACGTGCATATATTTCCGATTATAATTATGGAATAGCACTTGGATGTGTGTGTGGCGGAATTGTATCTGCACTCTATTACCTGGGTTATCTGAATGAATGGATACCGGGGATGTCTCTGGAAGCATTCATAAGTCTGCTCATAATATTTTCACTGGCTCCACCCTCTCTTGCATATGAAGGAAGAAGCTGGTTTGTGAACAGTGTAGAATCTCATACTCCGGAATTTCTCCGTCAGCTCGTAGATATGAAAGATGTGGGAGTTACGTTGCAGACGGCCATCAGTCTGATCTCCAATTCAAAACTCGGGGTGCTTTCACAGGAACTGGTCATGACATCAGAGGATATCAGGAGAGGGGCAACAACCATTAACGCCCTGGTCAGGATGGAAGATCGAATCGGACTGGTATCAGTCAAACGTGCTATCTCACTCCTGGTCAAGGCAAGCGAGGTGACCGATTATATCAAGGATGTCCTGATTATTGCCATCAATGATTTCGAGCATTATCTGAAATTAAAGAAGGACCGGTTTAATATTGCGATCACGTACGTGATGATTGTGTACCTGGCCGTAGGGATTTATATGTATACCGCTTATTCCCTGAATGTCTCCTTTGTATCATCTTTTACGAATTTCAATATCTCATTTGATACATCCGGAAACCTGACCGATATGTTCAGGATCGGGTTGGTTCTTGGGTTTTTTTCCGGCCTTATGGCCGGACAGTTATCTGCGAACAGTGTTCTGGCTGGTTTAAAGCATGCTATTCTTCTTGTCCTTGGATGTTTTGTGTTATTTGTTTTTATTATTCCATATCAGCTGGATATTGCAGCCGAAGCGGCCAGGGTTGCGGCAGATGCAGCAGCAAACGGAGGGGTGTAA
- a CDS encoding ATPase, T2SS/T4P/T4SS family, with protein MDGIDSKQCGDFSPMLASQYQIPGTQVIISIIQTGPLFYEYQVKEPELMGDDSERIKFLRSHFSRLFQDKKRNQQFVQNFSHEFALETSKLYPSLSLDKIKLFEYYIFRDSRGFGPIQPLIDDPFISSIAINGTDGLVHVTHDTYETISTSLHLREDEIRILVKKFCNRSIRPFDYDTIPDVVELRTGLKIIFSGQKKNKTPLIITIEKPSSDTRSLVPDRIISSYHLYHDMIEVTIIVSPPDRFFYQISIIPLSDHEKSAIQASIEYIKKKSGLQTFHEGAFRISENDFSGFLHTNYPDIPDRKHHLLYTALTFRQDVVKWIRVILADPNITRILCTHPGKSVKVWHKKTLGETETSVIPNRSDINRFATFLIKSSGKDYDPSQNEITLQFKMGERVFLTRIRDDKGHYYQIEIEKNGNKKPLPEKNQRVSVPKITHTLESEPDERIDALISKIFERDLKKESSESLPSPNEPVKYSEEEQGFFRLLNPLKKGLKGFSLSGYQRKEKPSRDEAPVPDVLQVPSVMNIPARDDDIAEEAYWLYQPHAYAVILQDKNKERLYRVIEPELTPRERIILEETHETLRDVLVYDKPVSRGDLFLEYGEVAKIVRTYDPKIHDDRLSVIYYYLRRNLNGYGKIDPLMYDELLEDISCNGHDLPVYIHHRYYGSIPTSIRFESEELNRFVLKLSQKADKQVSLTSPLLDASLPNGSRAQITYSDVVSTKGSSFTIRKFRSDPMTPATLLAFGTYSNELLAFIWLALENRQSLIVVGGTASGKTSAMNAFSFFIPHNSKIVSLEDTREIQIPQKNWLPVQTRVSNSFNDRGSVDLFDLLKASLRQRPEYIIVGEVRGSEAQTLFQAMNSGHTTLSTLHAGNIEEALNRLTNEPINVPPAMFGALNLMVIQTFHYRAGRMIRRCDAIHEIVLGEGDKVNWNTLYEYDPKKDSFKKVFKKSKTLQTIQYMHNWTDEEIQFQLNLRASFLSKLRNQYSTDPEILIQMISDLRRMA; from the coding sequence ATGGACGGGATAGATAGTAAACAATGTGGAGATTTTTCTCCAATGTTAGCCTCCCAGTATCAGATCCCAGGAACTCAGGTAATTATATCAATAATTCAGACCGGTCCATTATTCTATGAATACCAGGTAAAGGAACCAGAACTCATGGGAGACGATTCTGAACGGATCAAATTCCTGCGTTCACATTTTTCCCGCTTATTTCAGGATAAAAAGAGAAATCAGCAGTTTGTCCAAAACTTTTCTCATGAATTCGCCCTTGAAACTTCAAAATTATATCCATCATTATCCCTGGATAAGATCAAATTATTTGAGTATTATATATTCAGAGATTCCAGGGGATTTGGTCCGATTCAACCTCTCATTGATGATCCTTTTATCAGTTCAATAGCGATCAATGGAACGGATGGCTTGGTACATGTAACCCACGACACATATGAGACCATTTCCACCTCCCTTCATCTTCGTGAGGATGAAATTCGAATACTTGTAAAAAAATTTTGTAACAGATCGATTCGCCCGTTTGATTATGATACTATCCCAGACGTAGTCGAACTCCGAACGGGTTTGAAAATAATTTTTTCAGGGCAGAAAAAGAATAAAACCCCTTTGATTATTACTATTGAAAAACCCTCTTCAGACACCCGGAGTCTTGTTCCTGATAGGATCATTTCCTCATATCATCTCTATCATGATATGATAGAAGTCACAATCATCGTATCACCTCCTGACCGGTTTTTTTACCAGATATCCATCATTCCCCTGAGTGATCATGAAAAAAGTGCAATACAGGCATCAATAGAATATATAAAAAAGAAAAGCGGTTTACAGACGTTTCATGAGGGTGCATTCAGGATATCAGAAAATGATTTTTCAGGATTTTTACATACGAATTATCCGGATATTCCGGACCGAAAACACCATCTTCTGTATACAGCCCTGACTTTCAGACAGGATGTTGTAAAATGGATTCGGGTTATTCTTGCTGACCCAAACATTACTAGAATTCTCTGCACCCACCCCGGAAAATCGGTTAAGGTATGGCACAAAAAAACCCTTGGAGAAACAGAAACCTCCGTCATCCCAAATAGATCAGATATTAACCGATTTGCAACCTTTTTAATTAAATCTTCAGGGAAAGATTATGACCCGTCTCAAAATGAAATCACCCTACAATTTAAAATGGGAGAGAGAGTTTTCCTTACCAGAATCAGGGATGATAAAGGTCATTACTACCAGATAGAAATAGAGAAAAACGGGAATAAAAAACCATTACCTGAAAAGAATCAAAGGGTATCTGTTCCGAAGATCACTCACACACTAGAATCCGAACCAGATGAGCGTATTGATGCTCTGATTTCAAAAATTTTCGAACGTGACCTTAAAAAAGAATCATCCGAATCTTTACCTTCACCTAATGAACCGGTAAAATACTCTGAAGAGGAGCAGGGATTTTTCCGTCTCCTGAATCCTCTAAAAAAGGGTTTGAAAGGGTTTTCCCTATCCGGTTATCAAAGAAAAGAAAAGCCCAGCCGGGACGAAGCCCCGGTTCCTGATGTTCTTCAGGTTCCATCGGTCATGAATATTCCTGCCAGAGATGATGATATTGCAGAGGAAGCATACTGGCTTTACCAGCCGCATGCATATGCAGTCATCTTACAGGACAAAAACAAGGAGCGATTGTACCGGGTTATTGAACCTGAACTTACTCCCCGTGAGAGAATCATTCTTGAAGAGACACACGAAACACTCCGTGATGTACTGGTATATGACAAACCGGTATCCCGGGGAGATCTTTTCCTCGAATATGGTGAAGTTGCAAAGATTGTCAGGACGTATGATCCGAAAATTCACGATGATCGGCTCTCAGTTATCTATTATTATCTCCGACGCAATCTGAATGGGTATGGGAAGATTGATCCTCTGATGTATGATGAGCTTCTTGAGGATATCTCATGTAACGGCCATGATCTTCCCGTGTATATTCATCACAGGTATTACGGAAGTATCCCAACATCTATCAGATTTGAATCGGAAGAACTCAATCGGTTCGTTCTAAAACTCTCACAAAAAGCAGATAAACAGGTTTCACTTACATCACCCCTCCTTGATGCATCACTCCCGAACGGGTCACGTGCCCAGATTACGTATTCTGATGTCGTTTCAACAAAGGGTAGTTCTTTTACAATTCGTAAGTTCAGATCCGACCCGATGACCCCAGCGACTTTGCTTGCATTCGGGACGTATAGTAACGAACTTCTGGCATTTATCTGGCTTGCTCTTGAAAATCGTCAGAGTCTTATTGTTGTCGGGGGAACTGCCAGTGGTAAAACATCAGCAATGAATGCATTCTCATTTTTTATTCCTCATAATTCAAAGATCGTCTCTCTTGAAGATACCAGGGAGATTCAAATCCCCCAGAAAAACTGGCTCCCAGTTCAGACCAGAGTGAGCAATTCATTTAATGATCGGGGAAGCGTGGACCTTTTCGACCTGCTGAAGGCATCTCTTCGTCAGCGGCCGGAATACATCATTGTTGGAGAGGTGAGAGGGAGTGAAGCCCAGACCCTGTTCCAGGCGATGAACTCAGGCCATACCACTCTATCTACCCTTCATGCGGGAAATATCGAAGAGGCATTGAACCGTCTAACAAACGAGCCAATAAATGTCCCTCCGGCTATGTTTGGTGCTCTAAACCTTATGGTTATTCAGACATTTCATTACCGTGCCGGCAGGATGATCCGGCGATGTGATGCCATTCACGAGATTGTTCTTGGAGAAGGTGACAAGGTTAACTGGAATACCCTGTATGAATATGATCCGAAAAAAGATTCATTTAAAAAAGTATTTAAAAAATCCAAAACTTTACAGACGATTCAGTACATGCATAACTGGACCGATGAAGAGATTCAGTTCCAGTTGAATCTTCGTGCATCGTTCCTTTCCAAACTCCGCAATCAATATAGTACCGATCCTGAAATCCTCATTCAGATGATCTCTGATCTGCGGAGGATGGCATGA
- a CDS encoding response regulator, with product MAGILIIDDADEDLKRAREILSQAGYRINGIAKDGESGLQQYFERSPELVIIDLILPGMNGIDLLQKMREANPSARIILCTSAGQSPVIDLAMRSGANGYVVKPYDPEILLSAVRRILGSPG from the coding sequence ATGGCGGGTATACTAATCATTGATGATGCGGATGAAGATCTGAAAAGAGCCAGGGAAATTCTGAGCCAGGCTGGATATCGGATCAATGGCATAGCAAAGGATGGAGAATCAGGTCTGCAACAATATTTTGAGAGATCTCCAGAACTGGTAATAATTGATCTGATTCTTCCTGGCATGAATGGTATTGATCTTCTGCAAAAGATGCGGGAAGCTAATCCATCAGCCCGGATTATTCTGTGTACTTCTGCAGGTCAGAGTCCGGTTATTGATCTGGCGATGAGATCTGGTGCGAATGGCTATGTCGTTAAACCCTATGATCCGGAGATATTACTCTCTGCAGTACGGAGAATACTGGGCAGTCCCGGATAA
- a CDS encoding FHA domain-containing protein, giving the protein MTDNTIQGKRDPEYLIEMSEYLNALANPVRLQILSSLETRPMELKEIAAITRTSYENIRKHIDKLLLAGLVRKDAGMSSETMTGIHPVWKYSLAPGGMEQIITNLSMFSKVSLMITHTDLATQLSTLRKDISTQFGVTSPCLYLTTGPEEGKVFSLNGDKIPLGRVDPTDMSFSKMQSSVVMLSSEYKSVSRISRPHARIYHGNVWEIEDCGSTSGTFVNTEPISPHTRRTITDGDLIILGTGNMSARFLFITD; this is encoded by the coding sequence ATGACAGACAATACCATTCAGGGCAAACGTGACCCTGAGTATCTCATTGAGATGTCAGAATATCTGAATGCCCTTGCAAATCCGGTCCGGCTGCAGATCCTCTCCTCTCTTGAAACCCGGCCCATGGAACTCAAGGAGATCGCCGCTATAACCAGGACCAGCTATGAAAATATCAGGAAACATATTGACAAACTCCTTCTGGCTGGTCTTGTTAGAAAAGACGCCGGCATGAGCTCAGAGACTATGACCGGAATCCACCCGGTATGGAAATATTCACTTGCACCAGGCGGGATGGAACAGATCATAACGAACCTTTCGATGTTCTCAAAAGTATCGTTGATGATCACTCATACAGATCTTGCGACACAACTGAGTACTCTCCGAAAAGACATTAGCACACAATTTGGAGTAACTTCACCCTGTCTCTATCTGACAACCGGACCTGAAGAAGGCAAGGTTTTTTCTTTGAATGGTGATAAGATACCTCTTGGCCGGGTTGATCCAACCGATATGAGTTTTTCAAAGATGCAGAGTAGTGTTGTGATGCTGAGTTCGGAGTATAAATCAGTCTCCCGTATCAGCCGACCTCATGCACGTATCTACCATGGAAATGTATGGGAGATAGAAGATTGTGGCAGCACATCCGGAACCTTTGTCAATACCGAACCTATTTCACCACATACCCGGCGAACAATAACCGACGGGGATCTCATCATCCTTGGAACCGGCAATATGTCGGCACGGTTCCTCTTCATCACCGATTAA
- a CDS encoding serine/threonine-protein kinase yields the protein MITKSILYNIFIFISLLIVLAVPVSSESLNTDLVWKNNDFIDNIGNRSPYPESGTFYPPQFTGGRGVPEPEPIRLPFESWQLPAVSIGVSLIILIIMLIAGFSIGGQYHYSSSKRAGIMMIICHIISASLIGAFIFILYGLGSFEGGIDPFIHTMYATFGILFYLALSSIIQAVSLFRTRPLVPLHQAHILFSVIAIILLLSVRIPVNFALQVNIVTALTIITPGAAFSLITTHFIHKKEGTGLGTSHDKTITRSLPLVSAELPPSFPERLTSKYHDISVIGSGGMAIVYRAIRNADGKTVALKIPFSADETSGKTFLNEMSVWRDLTHPHIAQITDQNIFPVPYVELEYIPRSLKDITLPVSPGRALTIIRQIASALAYAHENGVIHRDIKPGNVLIADDGTVKLTDWGLSRLIERVDDTRNTSFSLFYASPEQLSPEKYGNGDQRTDIYQLGILLYELICGTPPYGSSNIGELFTRIQKNEYILPSEVNPALKFCDEIVSRSLQADPNLRYQNVKEFIAMINLISES from the coding sequence ATGATTACAAAATCCATTCTCTACAATATTTTTATTTTTATCAGTCTCCTTATCGTTCTTGCCGTCCCTGTATCCTCTGAATCCTTAAACACGGATCTTGTTTGGAAAAATAACGATTTCATAGATAATATCGGTAACAGATCTCCCTATCCTGAATCCGGAACTTTTTACCCGCCACAGTTTACTGGTGGAAGAGGGGTCCCGGAACCTGAACCTATACGCCTTCCTTTCGAGAGCTGGCAGTTACCGGCCGTGTCCATAGGAGTGAGTCTGATTATTCTGATCATCATGCTCATTGCCGGATTCTCAATCGGGGGACAATATCACTACTCATCTTCCAAAAGGGCGGGAATCATGATGATAATCTGTCATATCATCAGCGCCAGTCTCATTGGTGCTTTTATTTTTATATTATATGGGCTGGGGTCGTTTGAAGGTGGAATTGATCCGTTTATACATACCATGTATGCAACGTTTGGCATCCTGTTTTATCTTGCTCTCTCATCGATAATTCAGGCAGTATCGCTGTTCAGAACCCGTCCCCTTGTTCCCCTGCACCAGGCACACATCCTCTTCTCCGTTATAGCAATAATTCTCCTTCTCTCAGTCCGCATACCCGTAAACTTCGCACTACAAGTAAATATTGTGACCGCTCTGACGATTATTACTCCTGGTGCTGCCTTCTCGCTTATTACCACCCATTTCATTCATAAAAAAGAAGGAACCGGTCTTGGAACCAGTCATGATAAAACCATCACCCGTTCTCTCCCCCTGGTATCTGCTGAGCTCCCCCCCTCATTTCCTGAAAGATTAACCTCGAAATATCATGACATTTCTGTTATTGGAAGCGGGGGGATGGCGATTGTATATCGTGCGATAAGAAATGCTGACGGGAAGACTGTTGCGCTTAAAATTCCATTCTCTGCTGATGAAACAAGTGGAAAGACCTTTTTGAATGAGATGTCAGTCTGGCGGGATCTTACGCATCCTCACATAGCACAAATTACTGATCAGAACATATTCCCGGTTCCCTATGTTGAGCTGGAGTACATCCCAAGATCCCTGAAAGATATTACGCTTCCCGTATCTCCTGGCAGGGCTCTTACTATCATCCGGCAGATAGCCTCTGCTCTTGCGTATGCTCATGAGAATGGAGTTATTCACCGTGATATTAAACCGGGAAATGTCCTGATCGCGGATGACGGAACGGTAAAACTTACCGACTGGGGTCTTTCCCGGTTGATTGAACGGGTTGATGATACGAGAAATACCAGTTTCTCATTGTTTTATGCAAGTCCTGAACAGTTATCCCCGGAAAAATATGGAAATGGTGATCAAAGAACGGATATCTATCAGCTGGGGATACTTTTGTATGAACTGATCTGTGGGACGCCACCGTATGGGAGTTCGAATATTGGAGAGTTATTTACCAGAATTCAGAAGAATGAATATATCCTCCCTTCAGAAGTGAATCCTGCATTAAAATTCTGCGATGAAATTGTTTCCAGGTCATTGCAGGCTGATCCTAACCTGCGATATCAGAATGTAAAAGAGTTTATTGCAATGATAAATCTCATCTCGGAATCGTAA
- a CDS encoding COG1361 S-layer family protein, whose amino-acid sequence MNELHIIPVVQNKKSYKWISNLSVIAILLIMLAGVMTCSQPVLGAATNETIDAAGRITVTDVVIEPSVLMTGDVGLITFTVENTGTSNVAITDAQLISKEIVVLNSDVYKSSRTIGAGTRTKFTFTILANQPENIYYPAFYINYKDAGSLRYNVPIRVEEPQIAVSVSGIPQVFTSGVTTRLTLLLGNAKSVNMTGITIIPSGDGIQSNRSSAFIGDLPPHSEKAIPFEITPSKETDLTFNISYTCGMNAHETSYTIAIPLGTDKLAADPIINNIEVTSGSGGNTITGDVSNAGLSDAYGVIVALESAADESGNPNQKYVIGTITSGDFASFEITVPQNLKSVPLVILYKDSSGNQFSKNISIDTNQVNGGFGSAMNGASGGFSGGGNPPSGAPSGQAGGSGPSGRSNPMNPLSGMGSGLNSLPVMEILYGIGILLVIVIIWKIWKRMTNGRKIKISFK is encoded by the coding sequence ATGAATGAGCTACATATTATACCGGTTGTTCAAAATAAAAAAAGTTATAAATGGATTTCAAATCTTTCTGTAATCGCGATTCTGCTGATTATGCTCGCCGGTGTCATGACATGTTCTCAGCCGGTGCTTGGAGCTGCGACCAATGAGACTATTGATGCTGCCGGACGAATTACCGTAACTGACGTTGTTATAGAACCATCTGTGTTAATGACCGGTGATGTGGGGCTTATTACGTTTACCGTGGAAAATACCGGCACTTCGAATGTTGCTATTACTGATGCCCAGCTTATCTCAAAGGAGATTGTGGTCCTGAATAGCGATGTCTATAAAAGCAGCAGGACAATCGGTGCCGGAACAAGGACAAAATTTACCTTTACCATTCTTGCCAACCAGCCTGAGAATATCTACTATCCGGCATTTTACATCAATTATAAGGATGCGGGAAGCCTTCGATATAATGTTCCCATCCGGGTAGAAGAGCCCCAGATTGCGGTATCAGTATCAGGTATCCCCCAGGTATTTACGAGTGGCGTAACCACACGACTCACGCTCCTGCTTGGGAATGCGAAAAGTGTAAACATGACCGGGATTACCATTATCCCATCCGGAGATGGTATCCAGTCCAACCGGAGTTCAGCATTCATCGGAGATCTGCCTCCTCATTCTGAAAAAGCAATCCCCTTTGAGATAACTCCCTCAAAAGAGACTGACCTCACCTTTAACATCAGTTATACCTGTGGAATGAATGCCCATGAAACATCGTATACCATTGCTATTCCTCTAGGCACCGATAAACTTGCAGCTGATCCCATCATAAACAATATTGAGGTGACATCTGGGTCTGGCGGGAATACGATCACCGGAGATGTATCAAATGCCGGTCTTTCGGATGCATATGGTGTTATTGTTGCGTTAGAGAGTGCTGCCGATGAATCCGGAAACCCGAATCAGAAGTATGTTATCGGGACTATCACATCCGGGGACTTTGCAAGTTTTGAGATCACCGTTCCTCAAAACCTGAAATCTGTTCCTCTCGTCATTTTATACAAGGATTCATCAGGAAATCAGTTCTCGAAGAACATCTCGATTGATACAAACCAGGTCAATGGCGGATTTGGTTCTGCAATGAACGGGGCTTCTGGCGGGTTTTCAGGGGGTGGCAATCCACCATCAGGAGCTCCATCCGGGCAGGCAGGAGGGTCTGGTCCGTCTGGCAGGTCAAACCCCATGAATCCGTTGTCTGGGATGGGATCAGGACTGAATAGTCTACCGGTCATGGAAATTTTATACGGAATTGGCATTCTGCTGGTTATTGTAATCATCTGGAAGATATGGAAACGAATGACCAATGGACGGAAAATTAAGATCAGTTTCAAATGA
- a CDS encoding ABC transporter ATP-binding protein: protein MADEVVRLEHITKIYPLLSGDVMALDDLSLSIEKGEFVAIIGPSGSGKSTLLNQLGCLDVPTSGDLKIGGKSITQMNDYELTRLRLMTIGFIFQKFNLLPLLSAYENVEYPYTLKYRKKDTSGRVSKLLSMVGINEELAKHKPSELSGGQQQRVAIARALVNNPKILLCDEPTGNLDSKTGVLVMKILKKLNEKGKTLIIVTHDPTIAEQADRIITIRDGKIVRDGS, encoded by the coding sequence ATGGCAGATGAAGTAGTTCGTCTTGAGCATATCACCAAGATATATCCCCTTCTTTCGGGAGATGTCATGGCTCTTGATGACCTCTCCCTCTCTATTGAAAAAGGGGAATTTGTTGCAATCATCGGCCCGTCTGGATCAGGAAAATCCACGCTCCTCAATCAGTTGGGTTGTCTGGATGTTCCGACCTCCGGAGATCTGAAGATTGGTGGAAAGAGTATCACTCAGATGAATGATTATGAGCTCACCCGTCTCCGTCTCATGACAATAGGATTTATCTTTCAAAAATTCAATCTGCTCCCTCTCCTTTCTGCGTATGAGAATGTGGAATATCCATATACACTGAAGTACCGGAAAAAGGACACCAGCGGCCGGGTTTCAAAACTTCTTTCCATGGTCGGGATCAATGAGGAGCTAGCCAAACATAAACCCAGTGAATTATCCGGAGGGCAACAGCAACGGGTAGCAATAGCCCGTGCCCTCGTTAATAATCCAAAAATTCTCCTGTGTGATGAACCAACCGGCAACCTGGACTCAAAAACCGGTGTTCTTGTTATGAAGATCCTGAAAAAGCTGAATGAAAAGGGGAAAACCCTCATTATTGTCACTCACGATCCAACTATTGCAGAACAGGCTGACCGGATAATTACAATACGGGACGGAAAAATCGTCCGGGATGGTTCGTAA
- a CDS encoding ABC transporter permease, whose protein sequence is MKDIIFAMAVRNVRINLLRSILAAIGITIGIISIACMGMLGSNMTASVTESLSAMADKLIVSPYSGKGGGGGPPGMSSGSDNLTKSQYKNIYKIASKYGYVYGVHSIRAKVKKGKDEWNTQVYGLEVSDMKTILNNLTSGGYPSSDNSVLIGSSFAEDNDFKVGSRFTVGGSGVKVSGIIEPRGMSMDLSTDNAVILTKNMYESAFGAKDEYNQVNIVLHDINDADAVSNDIDSQMNRREETVRVQDSSRMVSMISSSVSTITSFATLIASISLLVAAVSIFNIMMMSVTERIREIGVLRSIGTQKKEILRMFVYEAALIGILGATLGMILSLIMGYFFIHIMIGNTKYFFTYDSLIHLPYAMAVGLIICILSGLYPAWRGAQMDPIEALRAE, encoded by the coding sequence ATGAAAGATATTATCTTTGCTATGGCTGTCCGGAATGTCAGAATTAATCTCCTCCGGTCAATTCTTGCTGCCATCGGGATTACCATCGGTATCATCTCTATTGCTTGTATGGGCATGCTCGGATCAAATATGACCGCTTCTGTAACCGAGTCTCTCTCTGCTATGGCTGATAAACTGATTGTAAGTCCATATTCAGGAAAGGGAGGTGGGGGCGGCCCTCCGGGCATGTCTTCCGGAAGTGACAATCTGACAAAAAGTCAGTATAAAAATATCTACAAGATTGCGAGCAAATACGGGTATGTATATGGGGTTCATTCCATCCGTGCGAAGGTGAAAAAAGGGAAAGATGAATGGAACACACAGGTCTATGGCCTTGAAGTCAGTGACATGAAGACCATCCTCAATAATCTTACATCCGGAGGTTACCCGAGCAGTGATAATTCCGTTCTCATAGGGTCATCATTTGCTGAAGATAATGATTTCAAAGTGGGAAGCAGGTTCACCGTGGGAGGTTCAGGAGTGAAGGTGTCAGGCATCATCGAACCGCGGGGTATGTCCATGGATCTGAGCACTGATAATGCGGTTATTTTGACGAAGAATATGTACGAATCTGCTTTTGGAGCAAAGGATGAGTACAACCAGGTCAATATCGTATTGCATGATATAAATGATGCCGATGCCGTATCCAATGATATTGACTCACAGATGAACCGGAGAGAAGAGACGGTGCGGGTTCAGGACAGCAGCCGGATGGTCTCCATGATCTCTTCCTCTGTCTCCACGATTACTAGTTTTGCTACACTTATCGCCAGTATATCCCTGCTTGTGGCCGCAGTCTCTATTTTTAACATTATGATGATGTCTGTTACCGAACGGATACGGGAAATTGGTGTTCTCCGGAGTATCGGAACACAAAAGAAAGAGATTCTCAGGATGTTTGTCTATGAAGCTGCATTAATAGGGATTCTTGGTGCAACTCTCGGGATGATTCTCAGTCTTATCATGGGGTATTTTTTTATCCATATCATGATTGGAAATACGAAATATTTCTTCACTTATGATAGTCTGATCCATCTTCCATATGCTATGGCTGTCGGTCTTATCATCTGTATTCTGTCCGGTTTATACCCTGCCTGGAGGGGAGCCCAGATGGACCCGATAGAAGCTCTCCGGGCAGAATAA